A stretch of the Veillonella parvula DSM 2008 genome encodes the following:
- a CDS encoding PepSY-associated TM helix domain-containing protein produces MSKIYKIHKWLSIVSVLFFLMFCITGLVLMFRTELNAWAQGGSHHSSLSMAMSQQEMSIFNYADEGALLVKEKYPSKDILNISPAMGATHILRYRIIDSSATVAPPARMGMGGDYALYNPETKGLITTHHETPTHPWVRSVLHTLHQLHTRLDLGKTGIYIVTILSFICSLSIISGIFLYGPFRKSFAKSTVLSNYMKLSTLHREFAMVATVWGFILCITGVWVGGFFIANDSYNADVLHTAKQELSVGQSDILQPSEAISRIMKAYPDRQLISIDYPSKFNNHHYAFYLGAANDDDPAMFLGQPVYANLYTDSTKDMYSTKNIPWYFTGMTTMINLHIHNHNTMALKILWAIWDIVLIVGILTGIIMTIKKKFGRASATESKVSVEIKHVWRTPICCGTLVLLGFIMPLWSNPVTNTIAGICLTIPLVVFFISLIRGFNH; encoded by the coding sequence ATGTCAAAAATTTATAAAATTCATAAATGGTTATCTATAGTTTCTGTGCTATTTTTCTTAATGTTCTGTATTACAGGTCTTGTCCTTATGTTCAGAACTGAATTAAATGCATGGGCTCAAGGAGGGTCACATCATTCCTCGTTATCAATGGCGATGAGCCAACAAGAAATGTCTATTTTTAATTATGCTGATGAAGGTGCCCTATTAGTGAAAGAAAAATATCCGTCTAAGGATATTTTAAATATTTCTCCAGCTATGGGGGCTACACATATTTTACGGTATCGTATTATTGATTCTTCCGCAACTGTAGCGCCTCCAGCGCGTATGGGGATGGGAGGGGATTATGCATTATATAATCCTGAAACAAAGGGGCTTATTACTACGCATCATGAAACGCCTACGCATCCTTGGGTTCGAAGTGTGTTACATACGCTTCATCAATTACATACTCGATTAGATCTTGGCAAAACAGGAATTTATATTGTAACGATTTTATCTTTTATATGTAGTTTATCTATTATTTCTGGTATTTTTTTATATGGTCCATTTCGTAAAAGCTTTGCAAAATCTACTGTATTGTCTAACTATATGAAATTAAGTACATTACATCGAGAATTTGCTATGGTTGCCACTGTATGGGGATTCATATTATGCATTACAGGTGTATGGGTAGGTGGATTTTTTATTGCTAATGACAGCTATAATGCAGATGTACTACACACTGCAAAGCAAGAACTTTCAGTTGGTCAATCTGACATTTTACAGCCATCTGAAGCTATCTCTCGAATTATGAAAGCATACCCAGATCGTCAGCTTATATCTATAGATTATCCATCTAAATTTAATAATCATCATTATGCATTTTATTTAGGTGCTGCAAATGATGATGATCCAGCTATGTTCTTGGGCCAACCAGTCTATGCTAATTTATATACTGATTCTACTAAGGATATGTATTCTACAAAAAATATCCCCTGGTATTTTACGGGCATGACTACAATGATTAATCTCCATATTCATAATCATAATACGATGGCTCTTAAAATATTATGGGCCATCTGGGATATTGTTCTTATTGTAGGCATTTTGACTGGTATTATTATGACTATTAAAAAGAAATTTGGCAGAGCTAGTGCTACAGAATCTAAAGTATCGGTTGAGATAAAACATGTTTGGCGTACACCAATCTGTTGTGGTACCTTAGTATTACTTGGATTTATTATGCCACTTTGGTCCAATCCAGTTACAAATACTATAGCAGGTATTTGTTTAACTATTCCTCTAGTAGTATTTTTTATTTCTTTAATTAGAGGATTTAATCATTAA
- the nhaA gene encoding Na+/H+ antiporter NhaA, with translation MNYIKAFFQSESAGGISLLSAAILGVLVANSPMADQYFATMQIHLGPMTILEWVNDALMALFFLYVGIEIKKEMISGELDTKQKRVLPVLAAFAGVFTPAIVYYFAAGYMPEFRHGWGIPTATDIAFAIGVITMLGNMVSSAMKAFLAALAVIDDLIAIVVIALFYGAGVNFMDLIAAAAVTGLLVYTNKQGYLRPLPYCVLGLVLWYLVLKSGVHATIAGVVLAMTIPFKGKVLDGKVLDKVVYPMEEWAHALKNWVNFFIIPLFSFLNAGVSFADFSMENLFHPVIIGVSLGLILGKQLGIFSAVYILVESKAIKMPTNTTWPEIYGTAILCGIGFTMSLFVATLAFPPGITQEMAKVGIFIGSIMAGLLGAIVLIIAYQIRKMRGKI, from the coding sequence ATGAATTATATAAAAGCATTTTTCCAATCAGAGTCTGCAGGTGGGATATCGCTCCTGTCCGCGGCTATTTTAGGTGTGCTCGTTGCTAATTCACCAATGGCTGATCAGTACTTTGCTACTATGCAAATACATCTTGGTCCTATGACCATATTAGAATGGGTAAATGACGCATTAATGGCGTTATTTTTCCTATATGTTGGTATAGAGATTAAGAAGGAAATGATTTCTGGCGAGCTAGATACTAAACAAAAACGAGTACTTCCTGTATTAGCTGCATTTGCGGGTGTTTTTACTCCAGCTATAGTATATTACTTTGCCGCTGGGTATATGCCAGAGTTTAGACATGGTTGGGGGATTCCAACTGCTACAGATATCGCATTTGCTATAGGCGTTATTACAATGCTTGGGAATATGGTATCTTCAGCGATGAAAGCCTTCTTAGCTGCTTTAGCTGTTATTGATGATTTAATTGCTATAGTGGTTATTGCTCTCTTTTATGGAGCAGGCGTCAATTTTATGGATTTAATAGCTGCAGCTGCGGTAACAGGTCTATTGGTATATACTAATAAGCAAGGCTATTTACGACCATTACCGTATTGTGTACTTGGTCTAGTTCTTTGGTATCTTGTTTTAAAATCCGGTGTTCATGCTACTATTGCTGGTGTTGTACTAGCCATGACGATTCCATTTAAAGGTAAAGTTTTGGATGGTAAAGTTTTGGATAAAGTAGTATATCCGATGGAGGAGTGGGCTCATGCTTTAAAAAATTGGGTAAACTTCTTTATTATTCCACTATTTAGTTTCTTGAATGCTGGTGTATCTTTTGCTGATTTCTCTATGGAAAACTTATTCCATCCAGTGATTATAGGTGTTTCATTAGGTTTAATTTTAGGTAAGCAATTAGGCATATTCTCTGCCGTATATATTTTAGTTGAATCTAAGGCGATTAAGATGCCTACAAATACAACGTGGCCTGAAATTTACGGTACCGCAATTCTGTGTGGTATTGGCTTTACTATGAGCCTCTTTGTTGCTACATTGGCTTTCCCGCCTGGTATAACTCAAGAAATGGCTAAGGTAGGTATTTTTATAGGATCTATCATGGCAGGTTTGCTAGGTGCGATTGTTCTAATTATTGCTTACCAAATACGCAAGATGCGTGGTAAAATTTAA
- the nhaA gene encoding Na+/H+ antiporter NhaA: MERIFVFLRSPGAATSVLLGATVLALILANSPSSEQYFHIVNHHIGNLTILEWVNDALMAIFFLFVGLEVKRELVAGELNTNAKRVMPGIAALFGVLTPAFIYYLIAGFHPEYIHGWAIPTATDIAFSIGIISALGSRVPNSMKVFLTALAVIDDLMAIIVIAIFYASSIQIMYLGMAAVVVGALIYCNKQGYVRPLPYIILGFILWYCVLKSGLHATMAGVILAMTIPSKGKRGRKYVRPMQHWEHLLSNWVSFLIVPIFAFFNAGVDLRNVSINDLTHPVVLGVALGLIIGKQLGIFGAVFAMVKCGLVPMPTEANWKHVYGTAIVCGIGFTMSIFVSILAFDPGHAQEMAKGGVILGSLISAIYGYIFLRIVGANRKECHIGVYHNC, from the coding sequence ATGGAACGCATTTTTGTCTTCTTACGTTCTCCAGGTGCAGCTACGTCTGTATTGCTAGGAGCAACAGTACTCGCTTTAATTTTAGCGAACTCTCCATCATCTGAACAATACTTCCATATCGTTAATCACCATATAGGAAATCTAACGATTTTAGAATGGGTTAATGATGCATTAATGGCAATCTTTTTCCTATTTGTAGGTCTAGAAGTTAAGCGAGAATTAGTAGCAGGTGAACTTAATACTAATGCTAAGCGTGTAATGCCTGGTATTGCTGCATTGTTTGGTGTTTTAACACCTGCTTTTATATACTACTTAATTGCAGGTTTTCATCCTGAATATATTCATGGTTGGGCGATACCGACTGCTACTGATATTGCATTTTCTATCGGTATCATATCTGCATTAGGATCTAGAGTGCCGAATTCGATGAAAGTATTCTTAACAGCCCTTGCCGTCATAGATGATTTAATGGCTATCATCGTAATTGCCATTTTTTATGCATCAAGTATCCAAATCATGTATTTAGGTATGGCTGCCGTAGTTGTAGGTGCATTAATCTACTGTAATAAGCAAGGTTATGTACGACCTCTACCATATATCATCCTTGGTTTTATCCTTTGGTATTGTGTATTAAAATCTGGTCTACATGCAACTATGGCTGGTGTAATCTTGGCTATGACAATTCCTTCAAAAGGTAAGCGCGGTCGTAAGTATGTTCGTCCGATGCAACATTGGGAACACTTATTATCTAACTGGGTTAGTTTCTTAATTGTGCCAATATTTGCCTTCTTCAATGCCGGCGTAGATTTACGTAACGTATCTATAAATGATTTGACGCATCCTGTAGTACTTGGGGTTGCATTAGGTCTTATTATAGGGAAACAATTAGGTATTTTTGGCGCTGTATTTGCAATGGTGAAATGTGGTCTTGTACCAATGCCAACGGAAGCTAATTGGAAGCATGTATATGGTACTGCTATTGTATGTGGTATTGGCTTTACAATGAGTATCTTCGTATCTATCTTGGCATTTGATCCAGGTCATGCTCAAGAAATGGCAAAAGGTGGAGTAATCCTTGGTTCATTAATTTCGGCAATATACGGCTATATCTTCTTAAGAATTGTTGGGGCAAATCGAAAAGAATGTCATATTGGTGTATATCATAACTGCTAA
- a CDS encoding peptidoglycan-binding protein, translating into MIKKIIIACTLVCMIVMVSSVSLAKTIDRGQRGHHVSKVQTMLKNQGFLHDSIDGIYGHNTEQAVRKFQKSKGLAVDGRVGPATMNALEKMETRYGGHGTALSHDGVPNKYSRVLTMQASAYSAQDPGNGNYTATGSRLKKGIVSVDPKLIPLGTRLYIEGYGYAVADDVGGAIKGHRIDLAFDSRAEALQFGRQSVKVYIL; encoded by the coding sequence ATGATAAAAAAAATAATTATTGCATGTACGCTTGTTTGTATGATTGTAATGGTATCCTCTGTATCATTAGCAAAAACTATTGATCGGGGGCAACGAGGGCATCACGTTAGTAAGGTGCAAACCATGTTAAAGAATCAAGGTTTTTTACATGATTCTATAGATGGCATTTACGGTCATAATACAGAACAGGCCGTACGAAAATTTCAAAAGTCAAAGGGACTCGCTGTCGATGGGCGAGTTGGTCCTGCAACAATGAATGCTTTAGAAAAGATGGAGACTCGATATGGTGGTCATGGTACAGCATTAAGTCATGATGGTGTGCCGAATAAATACTCTCGAGTGTTAACTATGCAGGCTAGTGCTTATTCTGCTCAAGATCCTGGAAATGGAAATTATACGGCTACAGGTAGTCGCTTGAAGAAAGGAATTGTATCTGTAGATCCAAAATTAATTCCATTAGGTACGAGATTATACATTGAAGGATATGGTTATGCTGTAGCTGACGATGTAGGTGGTGCTATTAAAGGGCATCGCATTGATTTAGCTTTTGATTCTCGTGCAGAAGCATTGCAGTTTGGACGTCAATCTGTAAAGGTTTATATTTTATAA
- the purR gene encoding pur operon repressor has translation MDKVRRVERMVAMTKLLVDSPQKLIPLNYFCDFFGMAKSTVSEDLTCVRQSMEHFQLGTLETVAGVAGGVRFIPHRKGAQANDILRDVQARLMEPDRIIPGGFIYMSDILYDWHVMTRLGEIIMTRFVDREPDYILTVETKGIPLAVMVARAFNKPLVIARRDSKVTEGSAISINYVTGSSGRIQTMTLTKRAIPPNAKVLIIDDFMKAGGTAKGLKELVLEMSGVVVGTGVLVATAEPSPKLIDDYESLFTFYGIDENTKKISIEPVLDTE, from the coding sequence ATGGATAAAGTACGGCGTGTAGAACGAATGGTGGCAATGACGAAACTGTTAGTTGATTCACCGCAAAAATTGATTCCTTTAAATTACTTTTGCGACTTTTTTGGCATGGCTAAATCAACGGTTAGTGAAGATTTAACATGTGTAAGGCAGTCTATGGAACACTTTCAACTGGGGACCTTAGAAACGGTGGCCGGTGTAGCTGGTGGGGTACGATTTATTCCGCATCGCAAGGGCGCACAAGCGAACGATATTCTACGCGATGTGCAAGCTCGTTTAATGGAGCCAGATCGCATCATTCCAGGTGGTTTTATTTATATGTCTGATATCTTATATGATTGGCACGTAATGACACGTCTGGGTGAGATTATTATGACTCGTTTCGTGGACCGTGAACCAGACTATATTTTGACTGTAGAAACAAAGGGGATTCCTTTGGCTGTAATGGTAGCGAGAGCTTTCAATAAACCACTTGTTATTGCTAGACGTGATAGTAAGGTAACAGAAGGTTCTGCTATTAGTATCAATTATGTAACAGGTTCCTCTGGGCGCATTCAAACTATGACTCTAACTAAACGGGCAATTCCTCCAAATGCGAAAGTGTTAATTATCGATGATTTTATGAAAGCTGGCGGTACCGCTAAGGGGCTTAAAGAATTAGTTCTTGAAATGAGTGGGGTCGTTGTTGGCACAGGTGTTCTTGTAGCTACAGCTGAACCAAGTCCGAAGTTGATCGATGATTATGAATCACTATTTACTTTTTATGGTATCGATGAAAATACAAAGAAAATTAGTATAGAGCCTGTGTTAGATACAGAGTAA
- the glmU gene encoding bifunctional UDP-N-acetylglucosamine diphosphorylase/glucosamine-1-phosphate N-acetyltransferase GlmU, translated as MNIASLILAAGKGTRMKSKLPKVLHKVGGKAMVESVLETVQSIGTNRDVVIVGFGGDAVQNYLGERAEFVRQEEQNGTGHAVKMAQPVLGDYDGTILLLCGDTPLVTKESLEALLEEHKNSGAAATILTAHMPDPTGYGRIIRNEAGSVVRIVEQKDGKPEELAVQEVNTGMYAFDSKKLWPCLDQLSDDNAQGELYITDVVGILVNGGDKVSAYMTKDFEESLGVNSRLQLAEAEAILKHRKNVELMTAGVTIIDPDNTYVAPEVTVGADTILHPGTILEGDTVIGERCEIGPHTRLTNVKVGNDTIIHFTYGHDCEVKDGVDVGPYVHLRPNTVLGNKVHVGNFVEVKNSNVGEGTKFPHLSYIGDSDVGAGVNIGCGTITVNYDGKVKHRTTIGDGAFVGCNSNLVAPVTIGNYSYVGAGSTITKNVPDKALAVGRSKQIVKENWVTEDTFKKK; from the coding sequence ATGAATATTGCAAGCCTTATTTTAGCTGCTGGTAAGGGCACGCGTATGAAGTCTAAGTTACCAAAAGTATTGCACAAGGTTGGCGGTAAGGCGATGGTAGAAAGCGTTCTTGAAACGGTTCAATCCATTGGTACAAATCGCGATGTTGTTATCGTTGGATTTGGCGGCGATGCAGTACAAAATTACTTGGGGGAGCGCGCTGAATTTGTTCGTCAAGAAGAACAAAATGGTACAGGTCATGCAGTTAAGATGGCTCAACCAGTACTTGGTGATTATGATGGTACAATCTTATTGTTATGCGGTGATACTCCTCTAGTTACAAAAGAAAGCTTAGAAGCACTTTTAGAAGAACATAAAAATTCTGGTGCAGCAGCTACAATTTTAACTGCTCATATGCCCGATCCAACTGGTTATGGACGTATCATTCGCAATGAAGCGGGTTCTGTAGTTCGTATCGTAGAACAGAAAGATGGTAAACCTGAAGAATTAGCGGTTCAAGAAGTAAATACAGGTATGTACGCTTTTGATAGTAAAAAATTATGGCCTTGCTTAGATCAATTATCTGATGATAATGCCCAAGGTGAATTGTATATTACTGATGTAGTTGGTATTCTCGTAAATGGTGGCGACAAGGTAAGTGCATACATGACTAAGGATTTTGAAGAATCTTTAGGTGTAAACTCACGTTTGCAATTAGCAGAGGCTGAAGCTATATTAAAACATCGTAAAAATGTTGAGTTAATGACTGCAGGGGTAACAATTATTGACCCAGATAACACTTATGTAGCTCCAGAGGTAACCGTAGGAGCGGATACCATTTTACATCCTGGTACAATCCTTGAAGGTGACACCGTGATTGGTGAACGTTGTGAAATTGGACCACATACTCGTTTGACGAATGTAAAAGTTGGTAATGATACGATTATTCACTTCACATATGGTCATGACTGTGAAGTAAAAGACGGTGTAGATGTAGGTCCATATGTCCATTTGCGTCCAAATACAGTTTTAGGTAACAAGGTTCATGTAGGTAACTTTGTAGAAGTTAAAAACTCTAATGTTGGGGAAGGTACTAAGTTCCCACATCTCTCCTATATCGGCGACAGTGATGTAGGGGCTGGTGTTAATATTGGCTGTGGCACTATTACCGTAAATTATGATGGGAAAGTTAAGCATCGTACGACTATTGGTGATGGCGCATTTGTTGGTTGTAATAGTAACTTAGTTGCTCCCGTAACAATAGGTAATTATAGCTATGTAGGTGCGGGCTCTACTATTACTAAAAACGTACCAGATAAGGCCTTGGCTGTAGGTCGCAGTAAGCAGATTGTGAAAGAAAATTGGGTAACAGAGGATACTTTCAAAAAGAAATAA
- a CDS encoding ribose-phosphate diphosphokinase codes for MAFEDGKKLKIFTGNANPALAKEICDYLGLPLGEAFVGRFNNGEVQIMIDESVRGKDVFIIQPTSYPVNDNLMELMVMADALKRASARHITAVVPYYGYARQDRKTRGREPITAKLVANLMQTAGITRLVTIDLHAGQIQGFFDVPVDHLFGASILAKYINEKNMEDVIVVSPDLGGVTRARDLADRIGAPIAIIEKKRPEPGVAKVMNLIGDVAGKNCIIIDDIVDTAGSLVEGAKALEEFGAKSVTAAVTHAVLTDPASERIANSNIKELIVTNTIPLPENCNLPNITQLSVAPLLGEAIMRIFHEVSVSNLFDK; via the coding sequence ATGGCATTTGAAGACGGCAAAAAACTCAAGATTTTCACAGGTAATGCAAATCCTGCATTGGCAAAGGAAATTTGTGATTATTTAGGGTTGCCTTTAGGTGAAGCATTTGTAGGTCGTTTTAATAATGGCGAAGTGCAAATAATGATTGATGAAAGCGTACGTGGCAAAGATGTATTTATCATTCAACCAACTAGCTATCCTGTAAATGATAATTTAATGGAACTCATGGTTATGGCTGACGCATTAAAACGCGCTTCTGCACGTCATATCACTGCAGTAGTTCCTTACTATGGCTATGCTCGCCAAGACCGTAAGACTCGCGGTCGTGAGCCCATTACAGCTAAGTTAGTAGCTAATTTGATGCAAACGGCAGGTATTACACGTCTTGTAACAATTGATTTGCATGCAGGCCAAATTCAAGGTTTCTTTGATGTGCCTGTAGATCATTTGTTCGGCGCATCTATTTTAGCTAAATATATCAATGAAAAAAATATGGAAGATGTTATCGTTGTATCTCCTGACCTTGGAGGTGTTACAAGAGCTCGTGATTTGGCTGACCGCATTGGTGCACCGATTGCAATCATTGAGAAAAAACGCCCTGAACCAGGTGTGGCTAAAGTTATGAATCTCATTGGTGATGTGGCAGGTAAAAACTGTATTATTATCGATGATATCGTAGATACGGCTGGATCCTTGGTTGAAGGTGCTAAAGCATTAGAAGAATTCGGTGCTAAATCCGTTACCGCCGCTGTTACACATGCAGTGTTGACAGATCCGGCAAGTGAACGAATTGCAAATTCCAATATTAAGGAACTTATCGTTACTAATACTATTCCATTGCCGGAAAATTGCAACTTACCAAATATTACGCAATTATCCGTAGCTCCATTGTTGGGTGAAGCAATTATGCGTATCTTCCATGAAGTGTCTGTAAGTAATTTATTTGATAAATAA